The Sander lucioperca isolate FBNREF2018 chromosome 15, SLUC_FBN_1.2, whole genome shotgun sequence genome window below encodes:
- the LOC118493266 gene encoding desmoplakin-like — protein sequence MDDLSFQKSQLEHDVNQYCTKLEIALKDKAASEQELSNTKQLIEQSEAKWSLAQKNLEDLLKKSNDGQDLKKQSPTLQRKINMEESTEEQVQSQVKAKENYLAQQPLSSDSQSTVESEPESSAVRQNNTMMADVLQQKVEKLVLIQKRAEIAEEKAQSYKKLLDDSNNRLKKLQMDMETERLNMRQKSEDLQQEAQNMKKSINGLQEEIRSLQRAKSSLEQNMFFQSTEVEGLKEQLKITQAELHKKGSMEQENIHKINNLEEEIASKQAVVDQLKFKCNELARMNVSSDSDIRGLQIQTESLEKDRLFSDKKIKSLKSELESWKQQLQTAKEENNLMKRSEQASQLKCKNLESELKTSELVVSQLQQKVDEFKQINMEMEKNLKNLRAKLDQVTMEIESKDQQIKIFKSQVEGTKSQVRIIEEELNKKSQTSHELQMKLQDYSEEVKQMTELQQKIHTLNSKIDNCEKEITTLKSELESVYAEKNSANQKIHMQNAEINDLDMMLKNRNAELQKESAECQKHLNKVKALEHELFKHKHSTKGLTSSSEKMTENLKQEIYALQNDKRASDRNVENLNIKLLELSTSLQRTKDELLKETRERKVKESKILQMESELQKNKVTMKEVMLSSDKSQLNLQHENTILKKEKAEALEKSISLGSEVRMLKEKLQRTQTEAEQKQNENSVLQLRSQKMEEQLEKCKKMLDDLKSKLELQKEGYERQLLLVQTEIEKKLILLQSEISSGSGSSKQQSHSADLAEMLNKYFKQDVKQIKTVHQTIAKTKQQSDQQLQLQIKIDKLQQERTQLGQDLSNAKSQIAQLEEDRLKLNSKVSALQSLCNEQSNESAKITDSEWKLTRKENEARSLQEQMESLTLGVWMKTDNQRINKQEIIEASYYVKDNEAALLKTEHTMRQKMVPSSESAQCNLEDEILKMKVSSEMATMEKENILEGLTQVKQDKMEVTHSQSLYDSPTKKTVNRSTYQTPTLPQKHSTQDVTYKSQIKPDEPMTVTTHGYMALCGLTDKCPIETPSITKTRMYQIKETCESVNTSDSEEKLSVIYSTSQKLPELKGSPSIQNLIKFKLLDEEVLRRFEMGLITMEEVQASLAKYTVKPTTIAGVYVESSKKKISFIEAAEKGFLAKTYALEFLEAQAVTGSLTDLATGQTHSVVEALERGIIETGLKDKLMEAQKAVSGYIHAGKKLSVFQAMEERILDRYKGKKILEVQVATGGLINPEIGVRVPASIAVDQGLLNKETLQSLYDPVSNPKGFHNPDSGQKAYYSEILKTCLYDTDGGVFLFPFGEKHLTNTSPTSSHRVSVVSTSCGIEMSAYEAFKGRHIDKRTYLFLSQQESEWQEKSIVDQNGSPLHIITDVKSGRQLCLESALSQRFLEISEIENYRIGLLSIYEIADIIFSRMVVVEDVNSPIAGLWDITQRKRLSVLQGFQQGFTDRATALRLLEAQACTGGICDPSSGEKVTLSEALKRGLLDEALNQQLQQFEQAFNGIVHPKTLKTLSITQAVQEILIPKDAGFRCIEFQLLTGGLINSDTRDRVSLEEVIQSGLIDKVTAAVLKDEKFHTKSLTCPKTKRRITFREALERSVYDCHTGLRLLDATKIHGFGAKSTFHYVWAYK from the exons ATGGATGATCTAAGCTTTCAGAAATCACAGCTGGAGCATGACGTTAATCAGTATTGCACCAAGTTAGAAATAGCGTTAAAAGACAAAGCTGCCAGTGAGCAAGAATTAAGTAACACAAAACAGTTAATTGAGCAGTCAGAGGCCAAGTGGTCTTTGGCTCAGAAGAACCTAGAGGACCTCTTAAAGAAAAGTAATGATGGCCAAGATCTTAAGAAACAGAGCCCCACACTTCAGAGAAAAATAAACATGGAGGAAAGTACTGAGGAGCAGGTGCAAAGTCAAGTAAAGGCTAAAGAAAATTATCTGGCTCAGCAGCCTTTGTCATCTGACAGTCAGTCGACAGTCGAAAGTGAGCCTGAGTCATCTGCAGtcagacaaaataacaccatgATGGCGGATGTTCTGCAGCAGAAAGTAGAGAAACTAGTCCTGATCCAGAAAAGAGCAGAAATAGCTGAGGAGAAAGCACAAAGTTATAAAAAGCTGTTGGATGACAGCAATAACAGACTGAAGAAACTTCAGATGGACATGGAAACTGAAAGGCTCAACATGAGACAAAAATCAGAGGATCTCCAACAGGAAGCACAGAACATGAAGAAATCCATCAATGGACTTCAAGAGGAAATCAGATCTCTCCAAAGAGCAAAATCCTCATTggaacaaaatatgtttttccaaAGCACTGAAGTTGAAGGCCTTAAAGAGCAGTTGAAGATCACCCAAGCAGAACTGCATAAGAAAGGCTCCATGGAGCAGGAAAATATTCACAAGATTAACAACTTAGAAGAAGAGATAGCTTCCAAGCAGGCAGTAGTAGATCAGCTGAAGTTTAAATGCAATGAGTTGGCACGTATGAATGTCTCATCTGACAGTGATATTAGAGGTCTTCAGATCCAAACAGAGTCATTGGAAAAagacagattattttctgaCAAGAAGATCAAGTCTTTAAAGAGTGAGCTAGAGAGCTGGAAACAGCAGCTTCAAACAGCTAAGGAAGAAAACAACTTAATGAAGAGATCTGAGCAGGCGTCACAGCTCAAATGTAAAAACCTCGAATCAGAACTTAAAACAAGTGAATTAGTTGTTTCTCAGTTGCAGCAAAAGGTAGATGAGTTCAAACAGATAAATATGGAGATGGAAAAGAATCTGAAGAACTTAAGAGCTAAACTCGATCAGGTGACAATGGAAATTGAGAGCAAGGATCAGCAAATTAAAATATTCAAGTCTCAGGTGGAGGGCACCAAATCACAGGTTAGAATTATTGAGGAGGAACTAAATAAGAAATCTCAGACCTCCCATGAGCTTCAAATGAAACTTCAAGATTACAGTGAGGAAGTGAAGCAAATGACTGAACTGCAACAGAAAATCCACACACTTAATTCAAAAATTGACAACTGTGAGAAGGAAATAACAACTCTGAAATCAGAGCTGGAGTCAGTGTATGCTGAGAAGAATTCTGCTAATCAAAAGATCCACATGCAAAATGCTGAAATCAATGATTTGGACATGATGCTAAAgaacagaaatgcagaactgcaAAAAGAATCTGCAGAGTGTCAAAAACATCTCAATAAAGTCAAGGCATTAGAACACGAACTTTTCAAACATAAGCACAGTACTAAAGGGTTAACTAGCAGCTcagagaaaatgacagaaaacctAAAGCAGGAGATATATGCTCTTCAAAACGACAAGAGAGCATCAGACAGAAATGTAGAGAACTTGAATATTAAACTCTTAGAGCTCAGCACTTCCCTACAAAGAACTAAAGATGAGTTGTTGAAAGAGACcagagaaagaaaagtcaaaGAATCAAAAATATTGCAGATGGAGAGTGAGCttcagaaaaataaagtgacaatGAAAGAAGTAATGTTGAGTTCTGACAAATCTCAGTTAAATCTACAACATGAAAATACTATCCTTAAGAAGGAGAAAGCTGAGGCGCTAGAGAAAAGCATTTCATTGGGATCTGAAGTCAGAATGCTGAAAGAAAAGCTGCAGCGCACCCAAACAGAAGCTGAACAAAAGCAAAATGAAAACTCTGTCCTTCAGCTGAGGTCACAGAAGATGGAAGAACAACTTGAAAAGTGCAAGAAAATGCTAGATGACTTGAAAAGTAAACTAGAACTTCAGAAAGAGGGCTATGAGAGGCAGTTGTTGCTAGTGCAGACTGAAATAGAGAAAAAACTTATTTTACTTCAATCTGAAATCTCAAGTGGGAGCGGGAGTTCAAAACAGCAGTCACATAGCGCAGATTTAGCAGAGATGCTAAACAAGTATTTCAAACAGGATGTCAAACAGATAAAAACAGTGCATCAAACCATTGCAAAAACAAAGCAACAATCGGACCAACAGCTGCAACTGCAGATCAAAATAGACAAACTGCAGCAAGAAAGAACACAGCTCGGACAAGACCTCTCAAATGCAAAATCACAAATTGCCCAACTTGAGGAAGACAGACTTAAACTGAACTCAAAAGTAAGTGCTTTACAAAGCCTTTGCAATGAACAGTCAAATGAGTCAGCTAAGATAACAGACAGTGAGTGGAAACTGACACGGAAGGAAAATGAAGCGAGATCTCTTCAGGAACAAATGGAGTCGTTGACGCTCGGGGTCTGGATGAAGACTGATAACCAAAGGATAAACAAACAGGAAATCATTGAAGCCAGTTACTATGTGAAAGACAACGAGGCTGCTTTGTTGAAGACAGAACATACAATGAGGCAGAAGATGGTGCCCTCGTCTGAAAGTGCTCAATGCAACCTGGAGGACGAGATTCTCAAAATGAAAGTGTCCTCAGAG ATGGCAACAATGGAGAAAGAAAATATTCTTGAAGGACTGACACAAGTCAAACAAGATAAAATGGAAGTCACTCACAGCCAAAGCCTTTATGATTCACCAACAAAGAAAACCGTAAATCGCTCTACTTATCAAACTCCGACTCtcccacaaaaacacagcacGCAAGATGTGACCTACAAGAGCCAAATCAAGCCTGATGAGCCCATGACTGTGACAACACATGGATACATGGCTCTGTGTGGACTAACAGACAAATGCCCAATTGAAACACCTAGCATCACTAAGACAAGAATGTATCAGATCAAAGAAACATGTGAAAGTGTAAACACATCAGACAGTGAGGAGAAACTGAGTGTGATATATTCAACTTCCCAAAAGCTCCCAGAACTCAAAGGCAGCCCAAGTATTCAAAACTTAATCAAGTTTAAACTCTTGGATGAAGAGGTTTTGCGTAGGTTTGAGATGGGTCTCATCACAATGGAAGAGGTGCAAGCATCGCTCGCTAAGTACACTGTTAAACCAACTACTATTGCTGGAGTTTATGTGGAGTCAAGTAAGAAAAAGATATCCTTCATAGAAGCTGCTGAGAAGGGCTTCTTAGCAAAGACGTACGCTCTTGAGTTCCTGGAGGCTCAGGCTGTAACAGGAAGCCTCACAGATCTGGCCACAGGGCAAACACACTCAGTTGTTGAGGCTTTAGAGAGAGGTATTATAGAGACAGGGCTGAAAGATAAACTGATGGAGGCTCAGAAAGCTGTTAGTGGCTACATCCATGCTGGCAAAAAGCTGTCTGTATTTCAGGCAATGGAGGAAAGGATTCTCGATAGATACAAAGGCAAGAAGATCCTTGAGGTCCAGGTAGCTACTGGAGGACTGATCAACCCAGAGATTGGTGTCAGGGTGCCGGCTAGCATTGCTGTTGATCAGGGTCTTTTAAACAAGGAGACTCTACAGAGTCTGTATGATCCAGTCAGTAACCCCAAAGGTTTCCACAACCCTGACAGTGGACAGAAAGCATACTACTCTGAAATACTGAAGACATGCCTTTATGACACCGATGGTGGTGTGTTTCTCTTCCCATTTGGTGAGAAACATCTAACAAACACCTCTCCCACGAGTTCTCATAGAGTGTCTGTTGTCAGCACCAGCTGCGGCATCGAAATGTCCGCTTACGAAGCATTCAAGGGGAGACACATTGACAAGAGGACGTATCTGTTTCTGTCACAGCAGGAAAGTGAATGGCAGGAAAAGTCCATAGTTGACCAAAATGGAAGCCCACTTCACATCATAACTGATGTCAAAAGTGGCCGACAACTTTGTCTAGAGTCCGCTCTAAGTCAGAGGTTTCTTGAAATATCTGAGATTGAAAACTATCGCATTGGGCTTCTTAGCATCTATGAGATTGCGGATATCATATTTTCAAGAATGGTTGTTGTGGAAGATGTTAACAGCCCCATTGCTGGTCTCTGGGACATCACTCAGAGGAAGAGGCTGTCAGTTCTTCAGGGTTTTCAACAGGGCTTTACTGATAGAGCCACTGCTTTAAGGCTGTTGGAGGCCCAGGCCTGCACTGGAGGTATTTGCGACCCCTCTTCAGGGGAGAAAGTTACTCTCTCGGAGGCTCTCAAAAGAGGTCTTTTAGATGAGGCATTGAATCAGCAGCTCCAACAGTTTGAGCAAGCGTTTAATGGCATTGTTCACCCCAAGACTTTAAAGACTTTGTCCATCACCCAGGCTGTTCAGGAAATTCTCATCCCAAAGGATGCCGGTTTTCGCTGTATTGAATTCCAGCTCCTGACTGGAGGATTGATAAACTCTGACACTCGTGATAGAGTCTCACTTGAAGAAGTCATTCAGAGTGGCCTTATTGACAAAGTTACAGCTGCTGTACTCAAAGATGAGAAGTTCCACACTAAAAGCCTCACCTGTCCAAAGACCAAGAGAAGAATAACGTTCAGGGAGGCACTTGAAAGAAGTGTGTACGACTGCCACACGGGGTTAAGGTTACTGGATGCTACAAAAATTCATGGTTTTGGAGCCAAATCAACATTTCATTATGTTTGGGCGTATAAGTAA